Proteins from a single region of Bacteroidia bacterium:
- the mrdA gene encoding penicillin-binding protein 2, whose protein sequence is MINPYSNRKYIIGGIFIAFALIFVIRLFYLQIIDTSYKFSADNNSQRRITKYPARGVIYDRNGKIMVFNEAAFDLMVIPQQTRAFDTIDLCKILEIEKEEFTKKYKEARLYSTYRPSVIVSQISSKTYAILQEKLFKFPGFFVQGRTLRKYPLPISSHILGYVGEVDPSTIEKNPYYKQGDYIGISGIEKTYEKYLRGQKGVSIFMVDVHNKIMGSFAEGKFDTAAVIGTDIKTTIDANLQYYGEKLMSHKKGSIVAIDPSTGEILMVVSSPSYDPGLLVGRIRSANYVNLLKDTLKPLFNRAVMASYPPGSTFKLVMALIGQQEGVLGPNSRYPCSKGYAPLGGHPKCHPHASPLDLQNAIGHSCNSYFSYVFKSVIENKKYHNTYTAFEAWRNIALSFCIGKKTGSDLAHELRGNIPSIKYYDKIFGKGKWKASTVISLGIGQAEMGITPLQSANVVAIIANRGWYYTPHIVKAIGSNANDTVLNRFKEKHYTMITDTTIFSNVIQGMSDAVQSGTAASLKIEGIDFCAKTGTAENPHGKDHSVFVAFAPTYNPKIAIAVLVENAGFGATWAGPIASLIMEKYLTGKTKRADLEKHIMETNLIGD, encoded by the coding sequence ATGATTAACCCTTATAGTAATAGGAAATACATAATAGGTGGAATATTTATTGCATTCGCATTAATCTTTGTTATAAGGTTATTTTATCTTCAGATTATAGACACAAGCTACAAATTCTCAGCCGACAACAATTCTCAAAGAAGAATAACAAAATACCCTGCTCGTGGCGTTATTTATGACAGAAATGGCAAAATAATGGTTTTTAATGAAGCTGCCTTTGATTTAATGGTTATACCACAACAAACAAGAGCTTTCGATACAATTGATTTATGTAAGATACTTGAAATAGAAAAAGAAGAATTTACTAAAAAGTATAAAGAAGCAAGACTTTACTCAACGTACAGACCCTCAGTTATTGTATCACAAATTTCATCAAAAACATATGCTATCTTACAGGAAAAACTTTTTAAATTTCCCGGTTTCTTTGTACAGGGCAGAACATTAAGAAAATACCCACTTCCAATTTCTTCGCATATTTTGGGTTATGTAGGTGAAGTTGACCCTAGTACAATTGAAAAAAATCCATATTACAAACAAGGCGACTACATTGGTATTAGCGGCATTGAAAAAACTTATGAAAAATACCTGCGTGGTCAGAAAGGTGTTAGTATTTTTATGGTAGACGTTCATAACAAAATAATGGGAAGTTTTGCAGAAGGAAAATTTGATACAGCAGCTGTAATTGGAACCGACATAAAAACTACAATTGATGCAAACCTACAGTATTATGGCGAAAAATTAATGAGTCATAAAAAGGGAAGTATCGTTGCCATTGATCCTTCAACCGGTGAAATATTAATGGTTGTATCGAGTCCATCTTACGATCCAGGATTACTTGTTGGTAGAATCCGTTCTGCAAACTATGTAAATTTATTAAAAGACACATTAAAACCATTATTTAATCGTGCAGTAATGGCATCATATCCTCCGGGCTCTACTTTTAAACTTGTAATGGCACTTATCGGCCAACAGGAAGGTGTACTTGGACCTAATTCCAGATACCCTTGTTCTAAAGGATATGCACCACTTGGAGGTCATCCTAAATGCCATCCTCACGCTTCACCACTTGACTTACAAAATGCAATAGGTCATTCATGTAATTCGTATTTTTCTTATGTATTTAAATCTGTAATTGAAAATAAAAAATATCATAATACCTATACTGCTTTCGAAGCATGGAGAAACATTGCACTAAGTTTTTGTATTGGAAAAAAAACAGGATCTGACCTTGCACACGAATTAAGAGGAAATATTCCTTCAATAAAATATTACGATAAAATTTTCGGAAAAGGAAAATGGAAAGCTTCTACTGTAATCTCTTTAGGTATTGGACAGGCCGAAATGGGCATTACTCCATTACAAAGTGCAAATGTAGTTGCAATAATAGCAAACAGAGGTTGGTATTACACTCCTCATATAGTAAAAGCAATTGGCAGCAATGCAAACGATACAGTACTTAACAGATTTAAGGAAAAACATTATACAATGATTACTGACACAACAATATTCTCAAATGTTATTCAAGGAATGAGTGATGCCGTTCAGAGCGGTACAGCAGCATCATTAAAAATTGAGGGTATTGATTTTTGTGCAAAAACAGGAACTGCCGAAAACCCTCATGGTAAAGATCATTCTGTTTTCGTAGCTTTTGCCCCAACTTATAACCCTAAAATTGCAATTGCTGTATTAGTTGAAAACGCAGGTTTTGGTGCAACATGGGCTGGTCCAATAGCAAGTCTTATTATGGAAAAATATTTAACAGGTAAAACAAAAAGAGCTGACCTTGAAAAACATATTATGGAAACTAATTTAATTGGAGATTGA
- a CDS encoding carboxypeptidase regulatory-like domain-containing protein yields MSQTEGTTASGEPVPGAEILIEQEPNDVPIQSALTNQDGDYILKNIPIGNQYHLVVDVPGYPMLTTFINISVGSNDTLLDNYNFILDTTSGGGIFMDTISGVTEHFIQSGFKSFEVYPNPLSEFMIVNFELSKENSISIELINELGETIKQVLNIADCKKGVYNYQINIP; encoded by the coding sequence ATTTCGCAGACTGAAGGAACAACTGCTTCTGGCGAACCAGTTCCAGGCGCCGAAATACTTATTGAGCAAGAACCAAATGATGTTCCAATTCAATCTGCATTAACAAATCAGGATGGTGATTATATATTAAAAAATATACCAATAGGTAATCAATATCATTTGGTTGTTGATGTGCCTGGATATCCAATGTTAACTACATTTATTAATATTTCTGTTGGCTCAAATGATACACTGCTTGATAATTATAATTTTATATTAGACACAACTTCTGGTGGAGGAATTTTTATGGATACAATATCAGGTGTAACAGAACATTTTATTCAGTCTGGTTTCAAATCATTTGAAGTTTATCCAAATCCTTTATCGGAGTTTATGATTGTGAATTTTGAGTTATCAAAAGAGAATTCAATAAGCATAGAATTAATTAATGAGTTGGGTGAAACAATAAAACAAGTATTGAATATAGCAGATTGTAAAAAAGGAGTATATAATTACCAGATTAATATTCCTTAA
- a CDS encoding T9SS type A sorting domain-containing protein — MKVRNLIFMALILIGFEASAQLYRPGITLHRNWSISAEQNILGSDQIPPMMNVLCGYSINPLSGKKTGFLSAFNQMTEDTAIYTPYISLNENVLYSVAISDGNATSTTPVVSVGYEEVAIGDRDILINYSDIAGGVQPTKSTNHLIISAPYNQEAKFVKQEMPYSFNFWACGYSELSAGNKDFWFGKIYADGNTSVLWDTTFGGIGEDVITSLTIGDGYALFTGNSSSLSGIDKDIHSTLYSIIQDTIVWDSTFFMPGNQELFGSYNMPGNTIAVGYSDTSVLGNNKDMLIVSFDSYTGDTLWTKTIGSEFNEEAFTVRMANFNVTQCLVVSGYITNLSGDKQNYVVLLDISNGTLISERIFGDDLNDDCIYTMFCMPDGCQHFLFGQQGTAQSFYEIVAYDYDIQVNNNSCTYGYEGSIDLIGGIYGNGYTSGLYDSMHNMVGSVGPYTNLPAGKYYLDISYNFPGAKSGCNITDSVEITEPAPFGVNVYTTDPDCIGNLGQIVIVPHGGSGSYSYSWTGYSGADTLSGLTSGTYEVFVTDGTGCSYTFDYYYATLTDQTLATINGTGITSSGYILENHGKAILYKLGTTGTALELDSITSYTIDLQNLYNFSNVEPGNYKILLQIDSTSYYPNYLNSYYSLNDTVINWDIADTISIACNDNFNLPIKMYEMNAMETGVGSISGHIYLFTYTKQIGEPVPGAEILIEQEPNDVPVQATFTDNSGYYEVNGLEAGGLYSMEVDIPGYPLISSHVNIPITITDTVYEDMNFYIDTTINGGIMADTLQTQIYTFTNEKFELNAYPNPFNSNISFDFNLTKDVFINAEILNVSGEPVKLLLSDKHNKGNVIITWQPQSTLPSGVYFLKLIVDNQVLIKKIVYKK; from the coding sequence ATGAAAGTTAGAAATCTTATTTTTATGGCTTTAATACTTATTGGTTTTGAAGCTTCTGCACAACTTTACAGACCCGGAATTACATTGCATAGAAACTGGTCAATATCTGCCGAGCAAAATATTCTAGGTTCAGATCAAATACCTCCAATGATGAATGTATTATGTGGTTATTCAATTAATCCATTATCTGGTAAAAAAACAGGATTTTTATCTGCTTTTAACCAGATGACAGAAGATACTGCAATTTATACTCCTTATATTAGCTTAAATGAGAACGTGTTATATTCTGTTGCAATCAGTGATGGAAATGCTACATCGACCACACCAGTTGTTAGTGTTGGGTATGAGGAAGTAGCAATAGGAGACAGAGATATTTTAATTAATTATTCTGATATTGCTGGAGGAGTACAGCCAACAAAAAGTACTAATCATCTTATTATATCTGCTCCATATAATCAGGAAGCTAAGTTTGTAAAACAAGAAATGCCATATTCATTTAATTTCTGGGCATGTGGTTATTCAGAACTTAGTGCAGGAAATAAAGATTTCTGGTTTGGTAAGATTTATGCTGATGGTAATACATCTGTTCTTTGGGATACTACTTTTGGTGGAATAGGAGAAGATGTTATAACATCATTAACAATTGGCGATGGATATGCTCTTTTTACAGGTAATTCTTCATCACTTTCTGGTATTGACAAAGATATACATTCAACTCTATATTCAATAATTCAGGATACTATTGTGTGGGATTCAACTTTTTTTATGCCAGGTAATCAAGAGTTATTCGGTTCTTATAATATGCCTGGAAATACTATAGCTGTTGGGTATTCTGATACCAGTGTTTTGGGAAATAATAAAGATATGCTGATTGTTTCTTTTGATTCTTATACTGGAGATACACTGTGGACAAAAACAATAGGAAGTGAATTTAATGAAGAGGCGTTTACTGTAAGAATGGCTAATTTTAATGTGACACAATGTTTAGTCGTATCCGGTTATATTACTAATTTAAGTGGTGATAAACAGAATTATGTTGTGCTTTTAGATATTAGTAACGGAACCTTAATTTCTGAAAGAATTTTTGGAGATGATTTAAATGATGATTGTATATATACTATGTTTTGTATGCCTGATGGATGTCAGCATTTCTTGTTTGGACAACAAGGTACAGCACAATCTTTTTATGAAATTGTTGCATATGATTATGATATTCAGGTAAATAATAATTCTTGTACTTATGGATACGAAGGAAGTATTGACTTAATAGGTGGTATTTATGGAAATGGATACACATCTGGTCTATATGATTCTATGCATAATATGGTTGGTAGTGTTGGACCATATACTAATTTACCTGCAGGGAAATATTATTTAGATATTAGTTATAATTTTCCAGGTGCAAAATCAGGTTGTAATATTACTGATTCTGTTGAAATTACTGAGCCAGCTCCATTTGGGGTAAATGTTTATACGACTGATCCTGATTGTATTGGTAATTTAGGGCAGATTGTTATAGTGCCACATGGAGGAAGTGGGTCCTATTCATATTCTTGGACAGGATATTCAGGGGCAGATACGCTTAGTGGATTAACTTCCGGCACATATGAAGTTTTTGTGACTGATGGTACTGGTTGTTCTTACACTTTTGATTATTACTATGCAACATTAACAGATCAGACTTTAGCAACAATTAATGGAACCGGAATAACTTCTTCCGGATATATTTTAGAGAACCATGGAAAAGCTATACTTTATAAATTAGGTACAACAGGAACAGCACTTGAACTTGATAGTATAACATCATATACAATTGATTTACAAAATTTATATAATTTTAGTAATGTAGAACCCGGAAATTATAAAATTTTACTTCAGATTGACAGTACATCATATTATCCTAATTATTTAAATTCATATTACTCTTTAAATGATACTGTTATTAACTGGGATATTGCAGATACCATTTCGATTGCATGTAATGATAATTTTAATCTTCCAATTAAGATGTATGAGATGAATGCAATGGAGACTGGAGTTGGATCTATTTCAGGCCATATATATTTGTTTACTTATACAAAACAAATAGGGGAACCTGTACCGGGTGCTGAAATATTAATTGAGCAGGAGCCTAATGATGTTCCGGTACAAGCAACTTTTACCGATAATAGCGGATATTATGAAGTTAATGGATTAGAAGCAGGAGGTTTATATAGTATGGAAGTTGATATTCCGGGCTATCCATTAATCAGTTCACATGTTAACATTCCAATAACAATCACAGATACAGTTTATGAAGATATGAACTTTTACATTGATACTACTATTAATGGCGGTATTATGGCAGATACTTTACAAACTCAGATTTATACTTTTACGAATGAAAAATTTGAATTAAATGCATATCCCAACCCATTTAATAGTAATATTTCTTTTGATTTTAATTTGACAAAAGATGTTTTCATAAATGCTGAAATTTTAAATGTTTCAGGTGAGCCAGTAAAGCTTTTATTAAGCGATAAACACAATAAAGGTAATGTTATAATAACGTGGCAGCCACAGTCAACATTACCTTCAGGAGTTTATTTTCTTAAGTTAATAGTAGATAATCAGGTTTTGATTAAGAAAATAGTGTACAAAAAATAG
- a CDS encoding thioesterase family protein — MENKLTIGIEGKIEQFVTKDDTAAKYGSGLVEVFATPAMLALMEKTCLNSVLDYLNDGFNTVGTEVNIKHIKATPVGKKVYCKSVLNIIENKKLVFSVEAFDEEGKIGEGTHTRYIIDTKKFMEKL, encoded by the coding sequence ATGGAAAACAAATTAACTATTGGAATTGAAGGAAAAATAGAGCAATTTGTTACAAAAGATGATACTGCAGCAAAATACGGCTCAGGTTTAGTTGAAGTATTTGCAACACCTGCAATGCTTGCATTAATGGAAAAAACCTGTTTAAACAGTGTTTTAGATTACCTAAATGATGGTTTTAACACTGTTGGAACTGAAGTTAACATTAAACACATAAAAGCAACTCCTGTAGGTAAAAAAGTTTATTGCAAATCTGTTTTAAATATAATTGAAAACAAAAAACTGGTTTTTTCTGTTGAAGCCTTTGACGAAGAGGGGAAAATAGGTGAAGGCACCCACACTCGTTACATTATTGACACAAAAAAGTTTATGGAGAAATTATAA
- the lipB gene encoding lipoyl(octanoyl) transferase LipB yields MKLLTHVKDLQNSDYKDTWDFQERLHEKVVLEKENFGRAKVNYLLFCEHPHVYTLGKSGEQNNLLANNEVLKQINATFYKTNRGGDITYHGPGQIVGYPIIDLEAAGLGIKKYVWALEESVIQTLKNYKITSERLEGATGVWLDVNIPGKTRKICAIGVRTSKFVTMHGFAFNVNTDLKYFSYINPCGFVDKGVTSMKNELGKNMPIEEVKEVLKKNLALNLNLDIN; encoded by the coding sequence ATGAAATTATTAACCCATGTAAAAGATTTGCAAAATTCTGATTATAAGGACACATGGGATTTTCAGGAAAGATTACATGAGAAAGTTGTTTTAGAAAAAGAAAATTTTGGAAGAGCAAAAGTAAATTACCTTTTGTTTTGTGAACATCCTCACGTATATACCCTTGGGAAAAGTGGAGAGCAAAATAATTTATTAGCAAATAATGAAGTTTTAAAACAAATTAACGCAACTTTTTATAAAACTAACAGGGGCGGAGATATTACTTATCATGGACCTGGTCAAATAGTTGGCTATCCTATTATTGATCTGGAAGCTGCTGGTTTAGGAATAAAAAAGTATGTGTGGGCATTAGAGGAATCTGTAATTCAAACTCTAAAAAATTATAAAATTACTTCGGAAAGATTAGAAGGTGCAACAGGAGTTTGGCTTGATGTTAATATACCAGGTAAAACCAGAAAAATTTGCGCTATTGGAGTTCGTACTTCAAAATTTGTAACTATGCACGGTTTTGCATTTAATGTAAATACCGATTTAAAATATTTTTCATATATAAATCCTTGTGGATTTGTAGATAAGGGTGTTACTTCTATGAAAAACGAGCTTGGTAAAAATATGCCAATAGAAGAAGTAAAAGAAGTCCTTAAAAAAAATCTGGCATTAAACTTAAATCTCGATATAAACTGA
- the recJ gene encoding single-stranded-DNA-specific exonuclease RecJ, which yields MEKQWVLKSRGDEALIQELALSLSIDPVIANLLVQRNIKTYKDAEEFFNPDITKLHDPFLMKDMDKAITRIEKALANDEKILIYGDYDVDGTTAVAVTYSFFKERHSKIRYYIPDRYGEGYGISFKGIDYAANNNFTLVIALDCGIKAVEKIEYANSKGIDFIICDHHLPGDVIPNAVAVLDAKQPGCEYPFKELSGCGVGFKLIQAFCTKRNISFDAIYTYLDLVAVSIASDIVPMTGENRIFAYFGMKKLNENPVIGLKAIKKVSGIESMEMNINDIVFKIGPRINAAGRIETGSKAVELLVSQNEEDAFRFAKDINECNENRKDLDQKIFSDAHEMINSNKSLKENKTTVLFNADWHKGVVGIVASRLIDYYYRPTVILTKSNGLINGSARTVEGFDLYHAIDQCGHLLENYGGHMFAAGISMKPENLDKFTELFEKVVSDNITKEQLTPHIEIDDILNLAQIDAKFFRILQRFQPFGPGNMSPIFGTYNVYDSGTGKTVGKKNEHLKLDLMHDSCPGLIFPAIGFQLGKKAVEVAECRTFDVCFSIDKNDFMNKTSLQLRLRDIRLKNYE from the coding sequence ATGGAAAAACAATGGGTTTTAAAGTCAAGAGGGGATGAAGCGCTGATACAGGAGTTGGCTTTAAGCTTATCTATTGACCCGGTAATTGCAAATTTACTTGTACAGCGTAACATTAAAACATACAAAGATGCTGAAGAGTTTTTTAATCCTGATATAACAAAGCTACACGATCCTTTTTTGATGAAGGATATGGATAAAGCAATAACAAGGATTGAAAAAGCTTTAGCAAACGATGAAAAAATACTTATTTATGGCGATTATGATGTAGATGGAACAACAGCTGTAGCGGTTACATATTCATTTTTCAAAGAAAGACACTCTAAAATAAGATATTATATTCCGGATAGATATGGTGAGGGTTATGGTATATCATTTAAGGGTATTGATTATGCAGCTAATAACAATTTTACTCTAGTAATTGCACTTGACTGTGGTATTAAAGCAGTTGAGAAAATTGAATATGCAAATTCCAAAGGAATTGATTTTATTATTTGCGATCATCATCTTCCTGGTGATGTTATTCCAAATGCGGTAGCAGTTTTAGATGCAAAACAACCAGGTTGTGAATATCCATTTAAAGAGCTTTCCGGTTGCGGAGTTGGATTTAAATTGATTCAGGCATTTTGTACCAAAAGAAATATCTCTTTTGATGCAATTTATACTTATTTGGATTTAGTTGCCGTAAGTATTGCTTCTGATATTGTTCCAATGACAGGAGAAAACAGAATATTTGCATATTTTGGAATGAAGAAGTTAAACGAAAATCCTGTAATTGGTCTAAAAGCGATAAAGAAGGTAAGCGGAATTGAAAGCATGGAAATGAATATCAATGATATCGTTTTCAAAATCGGACCAAGAATAAATGCTGCCGGACGAATTGAAACAGGCTCAAAAGCGGTAGAATTGCTGGTTTCGCAAAATGAAGAAGATGCTTTTAGATTTGCAAAAGATATCAATGAATGTAACGAGAACAGGAAAGATCTGGATCAGAAAATATTCTCTGATGCTCATGAAATGATAAATTCTAACAAATCACTAAAAGAAAATAAAACAACTGTATTATTTAACGCAGACTGGCATAAGGGAGTTGTTGGGATTGTTGCATCCAGGCTTATTGACTACTATTACAGACCAACTGTAATTTTAACAAAGTCCAATGGATTAATAAACGGTTCAGCAAGAACAGTGGAAGGTTTTGATTTATATCATGCTATTGATCAGTGTGGACATTTATTAGAAAATTATGGTGGACATATGTTTGCTGCAGGTATATCAATGAAACCTGAGAATTTAGATAAATTTACAGAATTGTTTGAGAAAGTTGTTTCAGATAATATTACTAAAGAGCAACTTACGCCACATATTGAGATTGATGATATTTTAAATCTTGCGCAAATAGATGCGAAATTTTTTAGAATACTACAGCGTTTTCAACCATTTGGACCAGGAAATATGTCGCCAATATTTGGTACTTATAATGTTTATGATTCGGGAACCGGTAAAACTGTAGGTAAAAAAAATGAACATCTGAAGCTTGATTTAATGCATGATAGCTGTCCAGGTTTAATATTTCCTGCAATTGGTTTTCAATTAGGTAAAAAGGCGGTGGAAGTAGCTGAATGCAGAACTTTTGATGTGTGTTTTTCAATAGATAAGAATGATTTTATGAATAAAACATCACTTCAATTAAGACTAAGAGATATAAGATTAAAAAATTACGAATAG
- a CDS encoding rod shape-determining protein RodA, with translation MKRKINILKSTDWLIVSFYVVLVILGWINIYAAVYNEQYSSIFDFSQRYGKQLVWIGAAFIIALTIFLVDSNFFSFFTWPIYGTMLVFLISVLIFGKETNGQRAWFEIGSFRLQPSEFMKFATNLALAKFLSSYNFKIQNLRSLIGIGLIIFLPCGLILLQNDTGSALVYLSFVFLLYREGLTPYVLFFALMTIILFLIAMLVEKLLIIEILLVVAPIAFFLLNPKIKLVGIGIGIFAIAASIFYGVNAALHYKYSMYYVFFAALFLSAIIILIIANKKKIAFATMIMIFLISSVSFTFAVNYIFTDVLGKHQQDRINELLGITSDPLGTGYNVNQSKIAIGSGGFAGKGFLQGTQTKFNFVPEQSTDFIFCTVGEERGFLGTVIVISLFTILLLRLVFLAERQRSSFSRIYGYGVASILFFHIVVNIGMTIGLAPVIGIPLPFFSYGGSSLWSFTILLFIFIKLDSNRFENLA, from the coding sequence TTGAAAAGAAAAATTAACATATTAAAAAGTACCGACTGGCTTATTGTTAGTTTTTATGTTGTTCTGGTAATTTTAGGCTGGATTAATATTTATGCTGCAGTTTACAATGAACAATACAGTAGCATTTTCGATTTTTCTCAGCGCTATGGAAAACAGTTAGTATGGATTGGTGCAGCATTTATTATAGCATTAACAATATTTCTTGTAGATAGTAATTTCTTCTCGTTTTTCACGTGGCCTATTTATGGAACAATGCTGGTGTTTTTAATTTCAGTACTTATTTTTGGTAAAGAAACAAATGGGCAAAGAGCATGGTTTGAAATAGGTAGTTTCAGACTTCAGCCATCAGAATTTATGAAGTTTGCTACAAATCTGGCATTAGCTAAATTTTTAAGTAGTTATAATTTTAAAATTCAGAATCTCAGAAGTCTTATAGGAATAGGATTAATTATATTTTTACCTTGCGGACTAATTCTCTTACAAAATGACACAGGATCTGCATTGGTTTACCTTTCTTTTGTGTTTTTGTTATACAGAGAAGGATTGACACCTTATGTGTTATTCTTTGCCTTAATGACTATAATACTATTCTTAATAGCTATGCTTGTTGAAAAATTGCTAATTATTGAGATTTTACTTGTGGTTGCGCCAATTGCTTTCTTCCTTTTAAACCCAAAAATAAAATTAGTTGGTATAGGAATAGGTATTTTTGCAATAGCAGCCTCAATATTTTACGGTGTTAATGCAGCTTTACACTATAAATATTCGATGTACTATGTATTTTTTGCAGCATTATTCTTATCAGCAATAATTATTCTGATAATTGCTAACAAAAAGAAAATTGCATTTGCTACAATGATAATGATCTTTTTAATTTCATCTGTATCATTTACATTTGCAGTAAATTATATCTTCACAGATGTACTAGGCAAACATCAACAGGATAGAATTAATGAATTACTTGGAATAACTTCTGATCCATTAGGTACTGGTTATAATGTAAATCAGTCAAAGATTGCAATCGGCTCAGGAGGCTTTGCTGGCAAAGGTTTTTTACAAGGCACACAAACTAAATTTAATTTTGTTCCTGAACAAAGTACTGACTTTATCTTTTGCACAGTTGGTGAAGAACGTGGTTTTCTAGGCACTGTTATAGTAATATCACTTTTTACAATATTGTTATTACGATTGGTATTCTTAGCAGAAAGACAACGATCTTCCTTTAGCAGAATTTATGGCTATGGAGTTGCTTCAATTTTATTTTTTCACATTGTTGTAAATATTGGAATGACTATAGGATTAGCACCGGTAATAGGTATTCCACTACCATTTTTTAGCTATGGAGGAAGCTCACTATGGTCATTTACAATACTTTTATTTATTTTTATTAAATTAGATTCCAACAGATTTGAAAATCTGGCTTAA
- a CDS encoding OsmC family protein, which produces MPTSKVTYLGDLRTKAVHLSSNTEIITDAPIDNQGKGEAFSPTDLIATAYASCMLTIIGIGAKGHGFSIDGTTVEVTKVMGDNPRRIVEIIADINFPPNNYTDKQKDFFKLVSQTCPVAKSIHPDIKQTIKFNF; this is translated from the coding sequence ATGCCAACATCAAAAGTTACTTATTTAGGAGATTTAAGAACAAAAGCAGTTCATTTGTCATCTAATACTGAAATTATTACTGATGCACCAATTGACAATCAGGGCAAAGGTGAAGCCTTTTCTCCTACCGATTTAATTGCAACTGCTTATGCAAGCTGCATGTTAACAATTATAGGAATAGGTGCCAAAGGTCATGGATTTTCTATAGATGGAACTACTGTTGAAGTAACAAAAGTTATGGGCGATAATCCAAGAAGGATAGTGGAAATAATTGCCGATATTAATTTTCCTCCAAATAACTATACTGATAAACAAAAAGATTTTTTTAAATTAGTTTCGCAAACCTGTCCCGTTGCAAAAAGCATACATCCAGATATTAAACAAACTATAAAATTTAACTTTTAG
- the mreD gene encoding rod shape-determining protein MreD has protein sequence MISILPQNIARFIILVLLQVLILNNIQLSGFINPYIYILFILLLPFETPAWLLLILGFVTGLAIDIFSGTIGMHATATTLAAYSRPFILTLFSPRDGYESRTSPTLKHYDIAWIIRYTVVMILIHHSTLFFIEIFRFSGFFYTMLRILISSAFTFVLIILSQFLFYKK, from the coding sequence ATGATTAGTATTTTACCACAAAATATTGCCCGTTTTATTATTCTGGTACTCTTACAGGTACTAATTCTTAACAATATTCAATTAAGCGGATTTATTAATCCATATATTTATATTTTATTTATTTTACTATTGCCATTTGAAACTCCGGCATGGCTTTTACTTATTCTAGGTTTTGTTACAGGGCTTGCAATTGATATTTTCTCTGGTACTATTGGAATGCACGCAACTGCGACTACACTTGCAGCCTATTCAAGACCATTTATTCTTACATTATTTTCACCAAGAGACGGATATGAAAGCAGAACCTCACCTACTCTAAAACATTATGACATAGCATGGATTATAAGATACACAGTAGTAATGATACTCATCCATCATTCTACTTTATTTTTTATTGAAATTTTCAGATTCTCAGGTTTCTTCTACACTATGTTAAGAATATTAATTAGCTCGGCTTTTACTTTTGTGCTAATAATTTTAAGCCAATTCCTATTTTATAAAAAATAA